The Candidatus Effluviviaceae Genus I sp. genomic sequence CTCGGCGAGCTCGAGCTCGACAGGAAGGCGTGGGAGATGGGCCGGGAGTTCGCGCGCGAGCACCCGGACCACATGCTCCGCCTCATGGGATGGAAGTTCCAGCGGTTCTGGAGGCTGCGGAGCGGCCTCAGGGTGAAGGACACCGACGGAGCGATCAGCGTGGACGGGTCACGCCCGCTCGGCGAGATGCTCCTGGGGGCGGATGTCGGCTGGCTCTACTCGCTCGTCGCGATGCCGCTCTTCCTGCTGGGGATGGCCGTGACGGCGCGGAAGTGGCGGACCCTTGCGCTCCTCTACGCGGTCGTGGCGTCGAACACGCTCGTCGCGCTCGCGTTCCACGGCTCGCTCAGGGCGCGCTCGCCCGTCGAGCCCGTCATTGCGGTGTTCGCCGGCGCGACGATGGCTGCGCTTCTGTGTCGGACGAGGCTGCAGCCGGGAGGAGCCGCGCTGGCGGGATAGTCCCGCCCATGTCCCCCCCGCAGGAACTTGGGCACTCACGGAAGCCGTGCGGCCACCAGCTCCCCGAGCGCCCTGCAGGAGGCGAGATGCTCTCCTGTTGGGACATACCTGCATCGCTGAGCCTCGCCCACCATGTCCACCTTCATCTGGACAAGCGCGTCCTGGACGTGCTGGACCGCCTCGCCGCTCCAGCCGTAGGACCCGAACGCCTGGCCGACGAGATTGGCCGGCTTGAGGCCCTTGAGATAGGTCAGGATGTCCGCGACGGTCGGGAGCATCTGCCCGTTGAGGGTGGACGAGCCCACGAGGAGCGCGCCCGCCTCGAGGACCTCGGTGGCCGCCTCGCTGCGGTCGGCGGCCGAGAGAGGCAGGAGATTCGCACTTGCCCCGCCGGCGGCGAGCCCGTCGCCGATCGCCCGCGCCATCGCGGCCGTGCTCCCCCACATGGTGTCGTAGACCACGACGGCCTTCCGCGTCGGCCGCTGCTCGGCCCAGCGCGCGTAGGACGCGAGGATCCCGGCGAAGCCCCTCCTCCACACCGGGCCGTGGTCCGGCGCCACGAGCTTCGCGGGCAACTTCAGCGACCCGAGCCGATCGAGCGCCTTCGTCACGAGCCCGGAGTACGGCATGAGGATGTTCGCGTAGTACTTCGCGGCCTCCTCGTTCAGGAGCGCCGGGTCCAGCTCGTCGTCGAACCGCTCGCTCGACGCGAGGTGCATGCCGAACGCGTCCTGCGAGAAGAGGACCTCGTCGCCGTCGAGGTAGGAGATCATGCTGTCGGGCCAGTGGAGCATCCGGGTCTCGTAGAACGTGAGGGTCGCGTTCCCGAGGCTCCGCCGCTCGCCGTCCTTCACGGCCGTCACGCCCGCGAGGCCGTGGAAGTGCTCCGCGAGCGCCTTGACGCCCATCGGCGACGCGAGGACCTCGCGGGGCTCGACGGCCTTCACGGTCTGCGGCAGGAGCCCCGAGTGGTCCATCTCGGAGTGGTTCGAGACGATGACCTTGATGTCGCGCGGGTCCACGACCGACCGGATCCGCGACATGAACTCGTCGCGGAACGGCGCCTTCACCGTGTCAACGAGCGCGATCTCGTCGGCCATCACGAGGTACGCGTTGTAGGTCGTCCCGCGGTTCGTCGCGTAGCCGTGGAAGTCCCGGATGCTCCAGTCGATGGCGCCGACCCAGAAGACCCGCTCGCTGATCCTGACGGCCCGGAACGGCTCGGCCATGAGGTCACTCCTGCGCCGCGGCGGGCGGCGTGAACACCCGCGTCGCCAGTTCGCGGTCGATCATGTAGAGCGCGTTCCCGCGGTCGCCCACGAGCGCGAGCTTCTGCCGGATGCCGTCGGCCGTCGCCTCCTCCTCCACCTGCTCGGCGACGAACCACTGCAGCATGTTCGCCGTCGCGTGGTCCGACTCCGCGACCGCGAGGTCCACGAGCTTGTTGATGAGGCTCGTCACGTGCTGCTCGTGCTTGAGCGTCGCCTCGAAGACCGCGAGCGGCGACTTCCAGGCGGCCGGCGGCGCGTCGATCGCCGTCAGGGTCACCCGCCCGCCGCGCTCGTTGACGTAGTCGAAGAACTTCA encodes the following:
- a CDS encoding FprA family A-type flavoprotein → MAEPFRAVRISERVFWVGAIDWSIRDFHGYATNRGTTYNAYLVMADEIALVDTVKAPFRDEFMSRIRSVVDPRDIKVIVSNHSEMDHSGLLPQTVKAVEPREVLASPMGVKALAEHFHGLAGVTAVKDGERRSLGNATLTFYETRMLHWPDSMISYLDGDEVLFSQDAFGMHLASSERFDDELDPALLNEEAAKYYANILMPYSGLVTKALDRLGSLKLPAKLVAPDHGPVWRRGFAGILASYARWAEQRPTRKAVVVYDTMWGSTAAMARAIGDGLAAGGASANLLPLSAADRSEAATEVLEAGALLVGSSTLNGQMLPTVADILTYLKGLKPANLVGQAFGSYGWSGEAVQHVQDALVQMKVDMVGEAQRCRYVPTGEHLASCRALGELVAARLP
- a CDS encoding ferritin — protein: MLSKKMQGALNKQINAETYSAYLYLSMAAHAKSLGLDGFENWFRAQVQEELVHAMKFFDYVNERGGRVTLTAIDAPPAAWKSPLAVFEATLKHEQHVTSLINKLVDLAVAESDHATANMLQWFVAEQVEEEATADGIRQKLALVGDRGNALYMIDRELATRVFTPPAAAQE